A region from the Aegilops tauschii subsp. strangulata cultivar AL8/78 chromosome 5, Aet v6.0, whole genome shotgun sequence genome encodes:
- the LOC109731436 gene encoding receptor-like protein 44, with product MSLKPRVLLQNQLNGQPPYNIFIARVTRSPKSPLPPKFPFHHPHRPQMSQPSQHHHFPPFAVAVAVAAVLVLLSPPSAADPNDELCLSSLQQSLSLRNWTKSFFTDPCDGFISKLQGVTCNNGRVYKLSLPGLSLAGSIPPELSNCTNLQSLDLSSNALSGAIPTELSKLLNLAVLNLSANALSGAIPRELASCAYLNVIDLHGNQLSGPIPDELGLLVRLSTFDVSYNRLSGPIPVLLANRSIAGGGGAVAAGTTARFNASSFAGNKDLYGYPLPPMRGHGLSVLAIVGIGLGSGLLSLVLSFSAVCIWLRSTDRTAATPGEEGKISHLMPAY from the coding sequence ATGAGCCTAAAGCCACGGGTCCTGTTGCAAAACCAGCTAAACGGACAGCCGCCTTATAACATTTTTATTGCTAGGGTGACACGCTCCCCCAAATCCCCACTACCGCCGAAGTTCCCCTTTCACCACCCCCATCGTCCCCAAATGTCCCAACCAAGCCAACACCACCACTTCCCGCCGtttgccgtcgccgtcgccgtcgcggcCGTGCTAGTCCTGCTCTCACCGCCGTCTGCCGCCGACCCAAACGACGAGCTGTGCCTGTCGAGCCTCCAGCAGTCCCTCTCCCTCCGCAACTGGACCAAGTCCTTCTTCACCGACCCCTGTGACGGCTTCATCTCCAAGCTCCAGGGCGTCACCTGCAACAACGGCCGCGTCTACAAGCTCTCCCTCCCCGGGCTCTCCCTCGCCGGCTCCATCCCGCCGGAGCTCTCCAACTGCACCAACCTCCAGTCGCTGGACCTGTCCTCCAACGCGCTGTCCGGCGCCATCCCGACGGAGCTATCCAAGCTGCTCAACCTGGCCGTGCTCAACCTCTCCGCCAACGCCCTCTCCGGTGCCATCCCGCGGGAGCTCGCGAGCTGCGCCTACCTCAACGTCATAGATCTCCACGGCAACCAGCTCTCCGGGCCCATCCCCGACGAGCTCGGCCTCCTCGTCCGTCTCTCCACCTTCGACGTCTCGTACAACCGGCTGTCCGGCCCCATCCCCGTGCTCCTCGCGAACCGCAGCAtcgccggtggcggcggggcggtggCCGCGGGGACGACGGCGAGGTTCAATGCCAGCTCGTTCGCCGGGAACAAGGACCTGTACGGGTACCCTCTGCCGCCAATGCGAGGCCACGGACTGTCCGTGCTCGCCATCGTCGGCATCGGCCTCGGCAGCGGACTGCTCAGTCTCGTGCTCAGCTTCTCCGCCGTCTGCATCTGGCTCCGCTCCACCGACCGCACGGCCGCCACGCCCGGCGAGGAGGGCAAGATCTCACACCTCATGCCGGCCTACTGA